A window of bacterium genomic DNA:
GTGCCGGTGCAGGGTCTGCAACATGAACCCGTCGCCGCCCAACGCGACAACGATGTCGGCTTCGTCGGGCGACACATGGTCGTAGCGCGCGCTGAGGCGCTTGAGAGCCTCTTGCGCCGCCTTTTGTCGGGCGCCGACGAAGGCCACCGTCTTGAAGTTCATGGCTCTCTGGCGGCCCCTTCGGCCACCCTCCCGATGTTCCCGGCTCGCGGCGGCCGAGTTAGCGAAGCGCCGCCAAGGTGTCCCGGCGCTTCGCCAAAGCCCATCATAGCGCATTCGGGTGTCTCGTCACCGACTCTCTGCGGCCGGCGGTCCCCTCCGGGGTGAAGCCGCCAAGCATTGAACCGTGGCCGCCGCGCCCCACATAGGAGGGGACCGGCGTCCCCACCGCGGGGACGCAAATCGAAAGGCAGGACATGAAGAATGCGACATTCGGGGCGGGCTGCTTCTGGGGTGTGGAATCGGCGTTCCGCAAACTGGACGGCGTGACGGCGACGGCGGTGGGATACGCCGGCGGCAGCACCCGGGACCCCTCCTACGAAGACGTCTGCGGTGGGCAGACGGGCCACGCCGAGGTGGTACAGGTCGACTATGACCCGGCGCGGGTCTCCTACGACGACCTGCTGAACCTGTTTTGGGCCATCCACGACCCGACGACCCTCAACCGCCAGGGTCCCGACATCGGCAGCCAATATCGCTCGGCGATCTTTTTCCACGACGCCGAACAAGAGACCCAGGCGGCGGCGTCCCTGGAGCGACTGCGCCGCTCCGGGCGCCATAGCCGCGACATCGTCACCGAAATCACCCCGGCGGCGGACTTCTATCGGGCCGAAGATTACCACCAACAGTATTTCGACAAGCGCGGCCGAGCCAGCTGGTCCTAGGCGCGCCTCGCGGACGCAGACCGTGCCCCTCCCATAAGGCGGTTGGTGGCGGAGGTCGAAACTTGCTAGCATGGGGCGGCGGGACGATTCTCCGCCGAAAGAAAGCGTACTTCCGGGGTGGTTCTGATGGAGAAGCCGAGTTCAGTAGGCGGACGAAAGATCGTCGACGTGCAGGGGCTGGAACCCACGTATCACTTCGAATACGTCGCCATCCACGATCAGCGCATCGCCCTTATCCGGTCCTATACGGTCTGGTATTTCATCGGGCTTCCCACGTCCATAGGGGTCTTCTCGTTCTTCATCTATTTCGGGCTGAGCATCGGCAACATCCAATTGATCGCCCTTGGCGGCATCATTTCGTCCCTCATTTCGTGGGTGACGTATTCCATCTCCGTCAGCGTCGACAGGGACGTGGTGGGGCTCTATCCACGCATCATTTTCCTGGAGATTTTGCTTGGTTACGATTTCTACCGGGAATACCTGCGCCGCTCGCCGCGCGGCGAGACGGAGCGGTCTTTCGTCGAGAAGTTGAGAACGCCGGAGCAATAATCCCTCACTGAAGCGGCCGGAGAGTCTGGTTGCGCCGGAGTAAAATTCCGTCAGCGATAGCCCTTTGCGGATTGAAGCGAAGGGCGGGGGATGAAGCGA
This region includes:
- the msrA gene encoding peptide-methionine (S)-S-oxide reductase MsrA — encoded protein: MKNATFGAGCFWGVESAFRKLDGVTATAVGYAGGSTRDPSYEDVCGGQTGHAEVVQVDYDPARVSYDDLLNLFWAIHDPTTLNRQGPDIGSQYRSAIFFHDAEQETQAAASLERLRRSGRHSRDIVTEITPAADFYRAEDYHQQYFDKRGRASWS